The following proteins are co-located in the Desulfatitalea tepidiphila genome:
- a CDS encoding DUF6691 family protein, with translation MKLLIYGLVTGLLFGFFLQKGRVLRYDKQLGALRLKDMTIIKFMLSSVCVGMVGIYLLNDLGLAKLSIKATVLGPVIIGGLIFGLGWGLLGYCPGTSMGALGEGRWDAVWGIVGMIAGAALFAEAYPALKQTVYTWGDLGKITLPQVLGVNHWVIIPIFLIGAVFFFRWLEKKGL, from the coding sequence ATGAAATTGTTGATCTACGGATTGGTGACCGGCCTGTTGTTCGGGTTTTTTCTGCAAAAAGGGCGGGTGCTGCGCTATGACAAGCAGCTCGGTGCCCTGCGCTTGAAGGACATGACCATCATCAAGTTCATGCTTTCCAGCGTGTGTGTCGGCATGGTGGGGATCTACCTGTTGAACGACCTGGGATTGGCCAAACTGTCGATCAAGGCCACTGTATTGGGGCCGGTGATCATCGGCGGCCTGATTTTCGGTCTCGGCTGGGGTCTGTTGGGATATTGCCCGGGAACCTCTATGGGCGCCCTCGGTGAAGGACGCTGGGACGCTGTGTGGGGCATCGTCGGCATGATCGCCGGCGCGGCCCTGTTCGCCGAGGCCTACCCCGCGCTCAAGCAGACGGTCTATACCTGGGGAGATCTGGGCAAAATCACCTTGCCCCAGGTGCTGGGGGTCAATCATTGGGTGATCATCCCGATCTTTTTGATCGGCGCCGTGTTTTTCTTCCGTTGGCTGGAGAAAAAGGGGTTGTGA